A genomic region of Fodinisporobacter ferrooxydans contains the following coding sequences:
- a CDS encoding M23 family metallopeptidase, producing the protein MKWQLPWKRQTMNHHAFDEEFSEHSPSSSGTTTSPFVEPFRPLYDIPDANQENDYSVRPLYTPSSTMPRNSLNQRISTASNPYPLRNHRSSRSGFERFPTRSRYGNHPRRMEEEESQSLLTYQWIGAIVLVGALFLAFHSSSPFAQRIQTAVSTTMQNDYNLSGVTAWVQSHLQKQPSTAPATAALNGSQLPQPANQNLASANGNQQAGASVQTKQTATNDSSLQGKAGGATSSGLLPPPLDHGKISSDFKQDTQQEMILTGASGGAVYAVAAGVVAAVDHNAQQGTYVLLDNGSIGKTLYAHLGTVSIKLNDKVTQGQTIGTLDKNGQTADMYFGYIKNGKYENPHTIIQFP; encoded by the coding sequence ATGAAGTGGCAATTGCCTTGGAAACGTCAAACAATGAATCATCATGCATTCGATGAGGAATTTTCAGAACACTCACCTTCCTCTTCAGGCACGACAACATCGCCTTTTGTCGAGCCGTTTCGGCCACTGTATGACATACCGGATGCCAATCAAGAAAATGACTATTCGGTACGTCCGCTATATACGCCATCATCAACCATGCCGCGAAACTCATTGAATCAGCGTATTTCTACCGCATCGAACCCGTATCCGTTGCGCAATCACCGTTCCTCCCGTTCCGGGTTTGAACGGTTTCCGACTCGCAGCCGCTACGGAAACCATCCGAGGCGAATGGAAGAAGAGGAAAGCCAATCGTTGCTTACGTATCAATGGATTGGTGCGATCGTTTTGGTTGGGGCGCTATTTCTCGCCTTTCATAGTTCATCTCCATTCGCCCAACGGATTCAGACAGCCGTCTCCACAACGATGCAAAATGACTATAATCTTTCCGGTGTGACAGCTTGGGTACAATCCCATCTGCAAAAACAGCCGTCCACGGCACCGGCAACAGCCGCGCTCAACGGAAGCCAGTTGCCGCAACCAGCCAATCAGAATCTTGCGAGTGCAAATGGAAATCAGCAGGCAGGTGCATCTGTTCAAACAAAACAAACGGCGACGAACGATTCGTCCTTGCAGGGCAAAGCAGGCGGTGCAACGTCGAGCGGTTTGCTGCCACCACCATTGGATCATGGAAAAATATCCAGTGACTTTAAGCAGGATACGCAGCAGGAAATGATCTTGACAGGAGCTTCCGGAGGTGCGGTGTATGCAGTTGCTGCAGGTGTGGTCGCTGCGGTTGATCACAATGCGCAACAAGGGACGTATGTGTTGCTTGACAATGGTTCGATCGGCAAAACGTTGTATGCCCATCTTGGCACAGTCAGCATAAAATTGAATGATAAAGTGACGCAAGGACAAACAATCGGAACCCTTGACAAAAACGGACAAACAGCCGATATGTACTTTGGCTACATCAAAAACGGCAAGTATGAGAATCCACACACAATTATCCAATTCCCGTAA
- the mreC gene encoding rod shape-determining protein MreC, with protein MGRLFNNKRLFGILAALLVLMIVAGITIRKREQITWPEKMVIDLTSWVQGLVYKPVYQVSTFFQDITQLKSLYEENAKLKLSLNNYANLQAQLLDLQSENARLRKDLQFGKKNQGYQFLAAAVTSRNPGFWNSVVTIDKGARDGIQVDMPVVTSDAGLVGRVEKVAADNATVMLVTDTDKVGISALVLNQKRPFGIVTGSSDYPGKLEMSFISKLDGVKKGDMVETSGLSDIFPKGIVIGKIISIKDDPTGLTQTAVIQPTADLNHLEDVLVVKKAAANAPLQPVK; from the coding sequence GTGGGCCGATTATTTAATAATAAACGATTATTCGGGATTTTGGCAGCCTTGTTAGTCTTGATGATCGTTGCCGGGATTACCATCAGAAAGAGAGAACAAATCACATGGCCGGAAAAAATGGTCATCGATTTGACTTCATGGGTGCAAGGCCTTGTTTATAAACCGGTGTATCAGGTGTCGACATTTTTTCAGGATATTACACAGCTGAAATCCCTGTACGAAGAAAATGCCAAACTGAAGCTGAGTTTGAATAATTACGCCAATCTGCAAGCGCAATTGCTGGATTTGCAAAGCGAAAATGCCCGATTGCGCAAAGACTTGCAATTTGGCAAGAAAAATCAGGGATATCAGTTTTTGGCGGCTGCCGTAACGAGTCGCAATCCCGGTTTTTGGAACTCGGTTGTAACGATTGACAAAGGCGCACGGGATGGAATTCAAGTGGATATGCCTGTCGTTACATCGGATGCAGGACTTGTCGGACGGGTGGAAAAAGTGGCGGCTGACAATGCGACGGTCATGCTTGTTACCGATACAGACAAAGTAGGTATATCTGCACTTGTCTTGAATCAAAAACGCCCGTTTGGAATTGTAACCGGATCTTCCGATTATCCGGGGAAATTGGAAATGAGTTTTATATCGAAGCTGGATGGTGTTAAGAAGGGCGATATGGTTGAGACGTCTGGTTTGAGCGATATTTTTCCAAAGGGCATCGTCATCGGCAAAATTATCAGCATCAAAGACGATCCCACCGGTTTGACGCAAACGGCTGTCATTCAACCGACTGCCGATCTGAATCATTTGGAAGATGTCCTGGTTGTCAAGAAGGCTGCCGCAAATGCGCCTTTGCAGCCCGTGAAGTAG
- the minD gene encoding septum site-determining protein MinD, with amino-acid sequence MGEAIVVTSGKGGVGKTTSSANIGTALALMGKKVCMIDTDIGLRNLDVVMGLENRIIFDIVDVVNGQCRLEQALIKDKRFDHLFLLPASQTKDKSALTPDKMKRIVDELKGKFDYCMIDCPAGIELGFKIAVVGADQAIVVTTPEHAAVRDADRVIGLLEKDRFKQPKLVVNRVKPHMVRQGDMLDIDEIVNILSIDLLGVVPDDEHVIKAANHGEPTVVNPNSQASMAYRNIARRILGDAVPLMVLEDSKGIFSKMKKWMGIGK; translated from the coding sequence GTGGGTGAAGCAATTGTTGTAACGTCTGGAAAAGGTGGTGTGGGGAAAACCACATCATCTGCGAATATCGGCACTGCCCTGGCGCTTATGGGGAAAAAAGTGTGCATGATCGATACGGATATCGGACTGCGCAATCTCGATGTGGTAATGGGACTTGAGAATCGTATCATATTTGACATTGTCGATGTTGTCAATGGCCAATGCCGATTGGAACAGGCTCTGATCAAGGATAAGAGATTCGATCATTTATTTTTACTGCCCGCCTCACAAACGAAAGACAAATCTGCGCTGACACCCGATAAGATGAAGCGCATTGTAGACGAATTAAAAGGCAAATTCGATTATTGCATGATCGATTGCCCTGCCGGCATTGAACTTGGGTTTAAAATTGCCGTCGTCGGCGCTGACCAGGCGATTGTTGTGACGACGCCTGAACATGCGGCTGTACGTGATGCGGATCGTGTCATCGGTCTTTTGGAGAAAGACCGGTTTAAACAGCCAAAGCTCGTGGTAAACCGTGTAAAGCCACATATGGTGCGACAAGGGGACATGCTGGATATTGATGAAATCGTCAATATATTATCTATCGATTTATTGGGTGTTGTGCCGGACGACGAGCATGTGATCAAAGCAGCCAATCATGGCGAGCCGACAGTCGTGAATCCGAACTCGCAAGCTTCCATGGCCTACCGGAATATCGCCCGGCGCATTCTTGGAGATGCTGTGCCATTAATGGTATTGGAAGATAGCAAAGGCATTTTTTCTAAAATGAAAAAATGGATGGGAATCGGAAAATAG
- a CDS encoding rod shape-determining protein, which yields MFNSRDMGIDLGTANTLVYAKGRGIVLREPSVVAIRTDTGAIEAVGEQAKLMIGRTPGNIVAVRPMKDGVIADFDTTATMLRYFIREAIKTKSLFSRRPRVMVCVPSGITAVEKRAVEDATLQAGAREAHTIEEPMAAAIGAGLPVGEPTGSMVVDIGGGTTEVAIISLGGIVTSRSIRVAGDEMDVSIMQYVKRAYNMMIGERTSEELKMTIGSAIAPDEEEFTEIRGRDLVSGLPRTLKINSREICDALSDTVNSIVEAVKITLEKSPPELAADIMDRGIVLTGGGALLRNLDRLLSEETGMPVVVAENPLDCVAIGTGKALDNIELLRRSAGSPIRKKRAR from the coding sequence ATGTTTAATTCACGTGATATGGGGATTGATTTGGGTACAGCCAATACGCTTGTATATGCAAAAGGACGCGGGATAGTTCTCCGGGAACCGTCCGTTGTGGCGATTCGAACAGATACCGGCGCGATCGAAGCGGTTGGCGAACAGGCAAAACTCATGATTGGCCGTACACCAGGAAATATTGTTGCCGTTCGCCCGATGAAAGATGGCGTCATTGCTGACTTTGATACGACAGCAACGATGCTGCGCTATTTTATCCGGGAAGCGATCAAGACAAAATCTTTATTTTCCAGGCGCCCGCGAGTCATGGTATGTGTGCCAAGCGGAATTACCGCAGTGGAAAAACGTGCGGTAGAGGATGCCACATTGCAAGCAGGGGCCAGAGAAGCGCATACCATTGAAGAGCCGATGGCTGCAGCGATCGGCGCCGGATTACCGGTTGGCGAACCAACGGGAAGCATGGTGGTCGATATCGGTGGCGGAACGACCGAAGTAGCAATCATTTCTCTGGGCGGGATCGTGACAAGCCGTTCCATTCGGGTGGCTGGCGACGAGATGGATGTTTCCATCATGCAGTATGTGAAGCGGGCATACAATATGATGATCGGTGAACGGACGTCGGAAGAATTGAAAATGACCATCGGGTCTGCCATTGCACCGGACGAAGAGGAATTTACAGAAATCCGCGGACGCGATTTGGTGTCGGGATTGCCAAGGACCCTTAAAATCAACAGCCGGGAAATATGTGATGCATTGAGTGATACAGTCAACAGCATCGTCGAAGCCGTCAAGATAACATTGGAAAAATCTCCGCCGGAATTGGCAGCGGATATTATGGATCGTGGTATTGTGTTGACTGGAGGAGGAGCATTGCTGCGGAATCTTGACCGCTTGCTATCCGAAGAGACAGGCATGCCTGTCGTAGTAGCCGAGAATCCGCTGGATTGTGTGGCGATTGGTACTGGCAAAGCCCTTGACAATATAGAACTTTTACGGAGAAGCGCCGGCAGTCCGATCAGAAAAAAACGCGCACGTTAA
- a CDS encoding Rne/Rng family ribonuclease has product MFRQIVATSDLRETRVAVLEDGKTVEIYVERPSAQRIAGNLYKGRVANVLPGMQAAFVNIGLEKNAFLYIDDCDQTEWLRRHPHDKPTISDLLTVNQEIVVQVSKEPVNNKGARVTQKLTLPGRYVVLMPGNREAAVSRRIDDPVERERLQMIVEPLVDAQNGLIARTAAIGVAERMIREDFKFLSGLWQRIERQIRTVKTPALVHRDVDLISRTVRDLFTIDVDQFITDSSDVYQTVLEILNFVDPFLAGRAVLEPHPTSLFGKYRIDQDLDKALRRRVWLRNGGYLVIDQTEALTVIDVNTGKYTGTDVLETTVRTNLEAAREIARQIRLRDIGGMIVVDFIDMSRERHRQEVLAELEHLIKRDRTKTQIFGTTSLGLVEMTRKKVRQSLDEVLQKTCPYCEGKGKVRSEEAMAAKIERAIREQHSSAVESQMPAAAMFVEAHPLVAAALIGPGGNYLDKLEQDLRIPVYIKGKERLHLRDFKIVPTSSVEQAESLAFPVAIGQVVEVFVEEPHVNNPLNGIARIEGYVIDVEDGSMYVGQRVPVEIGQVYRTYAKGRPCISITNGNR; this is encoded by the coding sequence ATGTTTAGACAAATTGTCGCAACCAGCGATCTGCGCGAAACACGTGTGGCTGTTTTAGAAGACGGCAAAACGGTTGAGATTTATGTAGAACGGCCAAGCGCTCAACGAATCGCCGGAAACCTGTATAAAGGACGTGTTGCCAACGTATTACCGGGGATGCAAGCGGCATTTGTCAACATTGGTCTGGAAAAAAACGCCTTTTTATATATTGATGATTGTGATCAAACGGAGTGGCTTCGGAGGCATCCCCATGACAAACCGACGATTTCCGATCTGCTCACTGTCAATCAGGAAATTGTTGTTCAAGTAAGCAAGGAGCCTGTGAATAACAAAGGTGCACGGGTGACGCAAAAATTGACGCTTCCGGGACGTTATGTGGTATTGATGCCAGGAAATCGCGAGGCGGCTGTTTCCCGCCGCATTGATGATCCTGTGGAACGTGAACGGCTGCAGATGATTGTAGAACCCCTTGTCGATGCGCAGAATGGATTGATTGCGAGAACGGCGGCAATAGGCGTGGCGGAACGAATGATTCGTGAAGATTTCAAGTTTTTATCAGGACTTTGGCAACGAATCGAACGGCAAATACGGACGGTAAAAACACCCGCATTGGTGCATCGGGATGTAGATCTGATCAGTCGAACGGTAAGGGATTTGTTTACGATCGATGTTGACCAATTTATCACAGACTCCTCGGATGTATATCAGACGGTTCTTGAGATTTTAAATTTTGTTGACCCATTCCTGGCAGGAAGAGCGGTGTTGGAGCCGCACCCGACATCACTATTTGGAAAATATCGGATCGATCAGGATCTTGATAAAGCACTGAGGCGGCGTGTTTGGCTTCGCAACGGCGGCTATCTCGTCATTGATCAGACAGAAGCGCTCACGGTTATCGATGTAAATACCGGGAAATATACTGGCACGGATGTTCTGGAAACGACAGTTCGCACAAATTTGGAAGCGGCTCGTGAAATTGCCCGACAAATTCGTTTGCGGGATATCGGTGGGATGATTGTCGTTGACTTTATCGATATGTCCCGCGAACGGCATCGCCAAGAAGTACTCGCGGAATTGGAACATTTGATCAAGCGGGATCGGACGAAAACGCAAATATTCGGTACGACATCACTCGGTCTTGTCGAGATGACACGGAAAAAAGTCCGTCAGAGTCTGGATGAAGTGTTGCAGAAAACATGTCCCTATTGTGAGGGGAAAGGAAAAGTTCGCTCGGAAGAGGCGATGGCAGCCAAAATTGAGCGGGCGATTCGGGAGCAGCATAGTTCGGCTGTGGAAAGTCAAATGCCGGCTGCGGCGATGTTTGTCGAGGCACATCCGCTGGTTGCGGCAGCTTTGATCGGTCCTGGCGGCAATTATTTGGACAAGTTGGAACAAGATCTGAGGATTCCCGTCTATATCAAAGGCAAAGAGCGCCTGCACCTGCGGGATTTTAAAATTGTTCCCACGTCATCTGTAGAGCAGGCGGAATCTCTTGCTTTTCCTGTGGCGATCGGACAAGTAGTAGAAGTATTTGTAGAAGAGCCCCATGTGAACAATCCTTTGAATGGCATTGCGCGCATTGAAGGGTACGTGATTGATGTCGAAGATGGAAGCATGTATGTGGGCCAACGTGTGCCTGTCGAGATCGGCCAAGTATATCGGACATATGCGAAAGGACGTCCATGTATCTCGATCACAAACGGCAATCGTTGA
- the mreD gene encoding rod shape-determining protein MreD, producing MASVLAFLALFFLLVIQTTVFQIPPLTTIHPDMVVVLLMYISMILGARQAVFYGLAIGLVEDIIYGRFIGLYAFSFALIGYFAGLVFNLFFHKSLLLILVTVLASTCVFELITVSISGLYEISDFALVTVVDYTIRTMIFNGIFTLLIYAPAVKWLEKAANRRRRGRLSDPDLNG from the coding sequence ATGGCATCCGTTCTTGCGTTTTTGGCACTGTTTTTCCTGTTGGTCATACAAACGACAGTCTTTCAGATTCCTCCTCTGACAACGATTCATCCAGATATGGTCGTCGTGCTTTTGATGTATATTTCCATGATACTGGGAGCGCGCCAGGCAGTCTTTTACGGACTGGCCATCGGCTTGGTGGAAGATATCATCTATGGCAGGTTTATCGGTCTCTATGCCTTTTCCTTCGCACTTATCGGGTATTTTGCCGGTTTGGTTTTCAACTTGTTTTTTCATAAAAGCCTGTTATTGATTTTGGTAACAGTGCTCGCTTCTACTTGCGTGTTTGAATTGATCACGGTCAGTATCAGCGGTCTATATGAGATTTCTGATTTCGCATTGGTTACCGTTGTTGACTATACGATTCGTACAATGATATTTAATGGGATTTTTACACTGCTTATTTATGCACCGGCGGTCAAATGGCTGGAAAAAGCGGCCAATCGTCGGAGGCGCGGTCGATTGTCTGACCCTGATCTGAACGGATAA
- the radC gene encoding RadC family protein — protein sequence MRDRSQLFVRDFPLEERPRERLLKYGVEQLSNVELFALILRTGASGVSVIDMSEQLLAKFGGLRQILDADLNELMSLPGVGFTKAAQIQAAIELGRRTARTSRQDLVVIRSPQDVSNLLMDRLRFLTKEHFITLHLDTKNQIIGEDTVSIGSLNASIVHPREIFKPVLKRSAASIICVHNHPSGDPTPSREDIDVTARLVEAGRILGIDVLDHIILGDQRFISLKEKGLM from the coding sequence ATCCGTGACCGATCCCAGTTATTTGTACGAGATTTTCCGTTAGAAGAACGACCGCGGGAACGTCTCCTAAAATACGGTGTGGAACAATTGTCAAATGTGGAATTGTTCGCACTGATTTTACGCACAGGTGCTTCAGGTGTTTCGGTCATTGATATGTCAGAGCAATTATTGGCCAAATTCGGGGGCCTGCGCCAGATTCTCGATGCGGATTTGAATGAATTGATGAGTCTGCCTGGCGTCGGATTTACCAAAGCAGCCCAAATTCAAGCGGCGATTGAATTGGGAAGACGAACGGCAAGGACATCCCGTCAGGATTTAGTCGTCATCCGGTCTCCCCAAGATGTGTCAAATCTCCTCATGGATCGCCTTCGTTTTCTTACCAAAGAACACTTCATCACACTACATTTAGACACGAAAAACCAAATCATCGGGGAAGATACCGTCTCGATCGGATCTTTGAATGCTTCAATCGTTCACCCGCGAGAAATATTCAAACCCGTCTTAAAACGAAGTGCTGCTTCCATTATCTGCGTGCATAACCATCCGAGCGGGGATCCCACGCCAAGCCGTGAAGACATCGATGTAACTGCAAGGCTGGTAGAGGCCGGAAGGATCTTGGGCATTGACGTGTTGGATCATATTATTCTCGGTGACCAGCGCTTCATCAGTTTGAAAGAAAAAGGGTTAATGTGA
- a CDS encoding ribosomal-processing cysteine protease Prp has product MIRITISRNQTGQIVGAKVIGHAGYADAGEDIVCAAVSILIQNAVNSIEALCGVSLHTVSEDGRVEFQSADCADRKDIQLLLESMTFGMRGISEEYPNFVRVREQKI; this is encoded by the coding sequence ATGATTCGAATTACAATTTCCCGCAACCAAACCGGACAGATTGTCGGTGCAAAAGTCATTGGGCACGCAGGTTACGCAGATGCTGGCGAGGATATCGTCTGTGCTGCTGTGTCGATTCTGATTCAAAACGCTGTCAACAGCATTGAGGCGTTGTGTGGAGTTTCTCTTCATACGGTATCGGAAGATGGAAGAGTTGAATTTCAATCGGCTGATTGCGCAGATCGGAAAGATATTCAGTTGCTCTTGGAATCCATGACGTTTGGGATGCGCGGGATTAGCGAAGAATATCCTAATTTTGTACGAGTACGGGAACAAAAGATCTAG
- a CDS encoding M50 family metallopeptidase yields MRWIPRGMKVRIHPLFLLLGAISIAAGMGTEILIVFTIVIIHELGHICAATAFGYRVKEMVLLPFGGVAKLESGTYGWSPRHETWIALAGPLNNLLLILVGIGFHVTGIWDSSLTEFFNRTNLTIACFNLLPALPLDGGRILRAAYAQTIGFYRSTKVGIRMAFVLSFVCMIFGIAALAVGYVHVGILVLSVFLFASAWQLKRQLHYDMIRFLDARRRVPKDRPQEVRTLAVSDCVKLQDVVADFAPNAYHVVYVLDNEQDVKGIMGEREVLDSLFDRDNWGKPIGQFLP; encoded by the coding sequence GTGAGATGGATTCCGCGCGGGATGAAAGTACGTATTCATCCGCTTTTTTTATTACTCGGCGCTATTAGCATTGCAGCGGGAATGGGTACAGAAATACTGATTGTTTTTACAATTGTCATCATTCATGAATTAGGTCATATCTGTGCGGCAACTGCGTTTGGATATCGGGTAAAGGAAATGGTCTTATTGCCATTTGGCGGTGTCGCAAAACTGGAAAGCGGGACATATGGATGGTCGCCCCGCCACGAAACATGGATCGCATTGGCAGGCCCCTTAAATAATTTATTGTTGATTCTCGTTGGGATCGGTTTTCATGTCACGGGAATCTGGGATTCTTCTTTGACAGAGTTTTTTAACCGAACCAACTTGACGATTGCATGTTTCAATTTGCTGCCGGCGCTGCCCCTGGATGGGGGACGGATTTTGCGAGCGGCGTATGCGCAGACAATCGGGTTTTACCGATCCACAAAGGTGGGAATTCGAATGGCGTTTGTCTTGTCATTTGTATGCATGATATTCGGAATTGCCGCACTGGCTGTGGGATATGTACATGTGGGCATTCTGGTGTTAAGCGTATTTTTATTCGCGTCTGCTTGGCAATTGAAGCGGCAACTGCACTATGACATGATTCGCTTTCTCGACGCCAGACGGCGAGTCCCTAAAGATCGTCCGCAAGAAGTTCGAACGTTGGCGGTTTCCGATTGCGTAAAATTACAAGATGTGGTTGCCGATTTTGCGCCGAATGCCTATCATGTGGTGTATGTTCTTGACAACGAACAAGATGTGAAAGGAATCATGGGGGAACGGGAAGTATTGGATTCTTTGTTTGATCGGGACAATTGGGGCAAACCGATCGGGCAGTTTTTGCCATAA
- a CDS encoding Spo0B domain-containing protein produces MEEMYQQIHMLRKVVTLACIVSVIAMAVNVYVDVEDRHLLYPLHISINVLLLVIVSILVYARMFLQKRFPVFGQLTEFPNRRDISTDVFDIVIQLLRQYRHDVMNDLQLIRGFYQLNRTEQMMNSFQQVIDRAQKQAILSSYPDTNIAFALLEADILYPLLDLEIVSIASSESSEHSNVYTMEGVAHFRHALQVLGTYAQQHDLSLLIDVEFLQNQVIRMLVYGKHEDRNWKESLQSKCLHENKSWQIHLNEESLLLEIA; encoded by the coding sequence ATGGAGGAAATGTACCAACAAATCCATATGTTGCGCAAAGTCGTAACCCTTGCTTGCATCGTTTCCGTGATTGCAATGGCAGTCAATGTTTATGTGGATGTCGAAGATCGTCATTTGCTGTATCCGCTTCATATATCGATAAACGTTTTGTTGCTTGTAATTGTATCGATCTTGGTATACGCACGGATGTTTCTTCAAAAGCGTTTTCCAGTGTTTGGGCAGTTGACAGAATTTCCAAATCGAAGGGATATTTCCACAGATGTTTTTGATATTGTCATACAACTTTTGCGTCAATATCGCCATGACGTGATGAATGATTTGCAGTTGATTCGCGGTTTTTATCAACTGAATCGCACAGAACAAATGATGAATTCCTTTCAACAGGTGATTGATCGGGCACAAAAACAAGCGATTTTGTCAAGCTATCCCGATACGAATATCGCATTTGCATTGTTGGAGGCGGACATCCTATATCCTTTACTCGATCTTGAAATTGTATCAATTGCTTCTTCGGAATCTTCCGAACATTCGAATGTTTACACAATGGAAGGGGTCGCCCATTTTCGTCATGCTTTGCAGGTGTTGGGCACGTATGCACAGCAGCACGACTTGTCCTTGCTTATCGATGTGGAATTTCTACAGAACCAGGTAATTCGAATGCTGGTTTATGGGAAACATGAAGATAGGAATTGGAAGGAATCGTTGCAGTCCAAATGTTTGCATGAAAATAAATCTTGGCAGATTCATCTGAATGAAGAGTCATTATTACTGGAAATTGCTTAA
- the rplU gene encoding 50S ribosomal protein L21: protein MYAILQTGGKQYRVQEGDVLYIEKLTAEEGADVSFEQVMLVEKDGQVTVGSPFVTGAAVTGKVVKHGKGKKIIVFKYKAKKNYRRKQGHRQPFTQVQITGIQA, encoded by the coding sequence ATGTACGCAATTTTACAAACTGGCGGTAAACAGTACCGCGTTCAGGAAGGCGATGTTCTTTACATCGAAAAGCTCACTGCGGAAGAAGGAGCCGATGTAAGCTTCGAGCAAGTCATGCTCGTTGAAAAAGATGGACAAGTTACAGTGGGCAGTCCATTCGTGACTGGTGCTGCTGTGACAGGCAAAGTTGTAAAGCACGGCAAAGGCAAGAAAATTATTGTCTTCAAATACAAGGCGAAGAAAAACTACCGTCGCAAACAAGGCCATCGTCAACCTTTTACACAAGTACAAATCACCGGCATTCAAGCATAA
- the minC gene encoding septum site-determining protein MinC, with protein MESMTAWENARSLPSKSPVTIKGVRDGLLFLLQENVAFEDILQDLENKLKGSHQKLLVGPIVHVWIVIGKRVLTEEQEQQIRNCFSSHGNLIIQKFVTEEETKESAHSTPLVYKGTVRSGQILQHEGDIIIIGDVNYGGEVAATGDIFVMGTLRGTAHAGIKGNRKAIIAAVYFRPTQLRICEVISRSPDTNQQTIYGSTEMEFAYLRDGQMAVDRMTYLNLIRNKESK; from the coding sequence ATGGAAAGTATGACAGCTTGGGAAAACGCACGATCTCTCCCATCCAAATCGCCTGTTACGATTAAGGGTGTAAGGGATGGTCTGTTGTTCCTTTTGCAAGAGAATGTTGCTTTTGAGGATATTTTACAAGATTTGGAAAATAAATTGAAAGGTTCTCACCAAAAGCTCTTGGTCGGCCCGATTGTCCATGTTTGGATCGTCATCGGAAAACGGGTGCTGACAGAGGAGCAAGAACAGCAGATTCGCAATTGTTTTTCCTCCCACGGCAATTTGATCATTCAAAAATTTGTTACGGAAGAAGAAACGAAGGAATCGGCGCATTCTACGCCGTTAGTTTATAAAGGAACCGTTCGCTCCGGGCAGATTCTACAGCACGAAGGTGATATTATCATCATTGGGGATGTGAACTACGGAGGAGAGGTCGCTGCTACCGGAGATATCTTCGTTATGGGTACATTGCGAGGAACTGCGCATGCAGGCATAAAGGGAAACCGAAAAGCGATTATTGCTGCCGTATATTTTCGGCCGACTCAATTGCGGATTTGTGAAGTCATCAGTCGATCGCCGGATACGAACCAACAAACGATCTATGGTTCCACGGAAATGGAATTTGCCTATTTACGGGATGGACAAATGGCAGTCGATCGCATGACATACTTGAATCTGATTCGCAACAAAGAATCAAAGTAA
- the rpmA gene encoding 50S ribosomal protein L27, with protein MLKLNLQQFASKKGVGSTRNGRDSIAKRLGVKRQDGQVVTAGSILVRQRGTKIYPGVNVGIGGDDTLFAKVEGKVAFERYGRDRKRVSVYPVDQAVEA; from the coding sequence ATGTTGAAACTCAATCTCCAACAATTCGCATCGAAAAAAGGGGTAGGTAGTACCCGCAACGGTCGTGATAGTATTGCGAAGCGCCTGGGAGTTAAGCGCCAAGACGGTCAGGTTGTGACTGCCGGCAGCATTTTGGTTCGCCAGCGCGGCACCAAAATTTATCCAGGTGTTAACGTAGGAATCGGTGGAGACGATACGTTGTTTGCTAAAGTCGAAGGCAAAGTTGCTTTTGAGCGCTATGGCCGTGATCGCAAACGTGTAAGTGTGTATCCTGTAGATCAAGCAGTTGAAGCGTAA